gcaatggcaaactaccgctctaaattgctaagaaaaaatcatggaagcccatgatcgtcaaggccgcggtggccgaatggttagagcgtcggactcatgactgtcacgacggcaatctgaattcgagggttcgagtcaccgaccgccgcgttgttcccacacatatattttaataaggccgcggtggccgagtggttagagcatcggactcaagactggcacgacggcaatctgagttcgagggatcgagtcaccggccggcgcgttgttcccttgggcaaggaacttcacctcgattgcctacctagtcactgggtggccaagccagcccaagtcagtgctggtcccaagcccggataaatagagagaatgattacctaaaaaggtaacaccggcactctccgtggaaaggaactggggaccctaccacgtactcactccaagagcatcacatgaaaactacaatttagtatcatgctgtgatcacggcggctcaaacatgaacctaccgttaaaaaaaaaaaaaaaaaaaaaaatatatatatatatatatatatatatatatatatatatatatatatatatatatatatataaatgaagaatcTGAcattgccatctctctctctctctctctctctctctctctctctctctctctctctctcactcattcctctctctctctctctctctctctctctctcctctctctctctctcttctctctcctctctctctctctctctctctctctgtctaagtgTCTCTTAGAACGTAACGTTCTATGACACTTTTCTTCTAtagcatttccttcgcaaactaataataaggatagtagaGAGGATGTACAACTCAAAATTTCCAGGCGTTCCATAATAATTACCCTTCCAGCGGCGAGAGCAAATGACGCGAAATCGAGGATATAATTGGACGGAATTGTAGCGGATGACGTAAGCGAGGGAAACCAAATGAGCCAGTGGGAATTGTACTTGGTGGTAGCGTGACAATGGACACTAGCAACCACTCTATTAGAGCCAGTAAGATCTGTAATATAAGCTGGACCCAAGGGAAGTCAGTTGAAAGTCAGATCAGTTCTCTCATGGCTAGACTTTGTATAAGGTGTTGCTTCGCAAAAAGTGGCGAATAGTGGTCGCATTTCCCACCAACAGCTATGACGAGGATTTTGACGACTCGCAGGCTGGCCATTGCGGATTTATTGGTCTAGGTAAGAAATTAGCGGGCTCTGTCCTGTCACAACATAAGAGGTGAAGGATATGAAGATCAGgcggggggtagggggcggggaACCAAGCCCCCCCTTTAATATGAATGTGCTTCGCAGTGACAAAATTGCAGAAAATTTTACATCGATCATTCACTTCTATCTCGCAATTCCCCTGATACTTCTCATGCCCTCTCTAGATATCTTGGCCGATATCGTCGCTGTGCTTCGTTGGCGAAGGAAAGGAGGGCTATACGACGAGATCtctcagacaaaaaaaatcacctgGAAATCTGTGCTAGGCATCATTTccaaacttatatgtatatgtatatatacataaatacacatacataatatatttagatcCTACTAGAGAAGTATGGACAAGCTTTTTCCCATACTGCACCAATTTGGTCATCTGACATTTCGTGGTGTCAGCGAAGTCGCCGCtctgatatctgaaaaaaaaaatacatattaataacaaagatatCAAGTGGAAGCTGCCATGATATTCCATTCACGTCGCACAGTCCTGCAAAGAGCCAGTGACCAAGTACTggccattatcatatattataatttcatagtgggtttttgtgcgcgtgtgtgggtgatCCTGATTCCGTTCGTCATTTTAGCTCAGCTTAGGAAGGAGATAAAAGGCCAATTTTTTAATGGctcaataaatgtaataaaaatgatagactaAGATATCAATAAGCCAATGGGCGCCAAACTGTCTGCATTGCCCGCGCCACGGTTCCCTCGCCATCAACCTGTACGTGATGATTCGACTGTTTGCGACGGAAATGTCAAAATAGTGAAGAATTAAGTTTATTAACTAGCTTTATTATACTCATATAAtggataatcataatggtaatattgtggtgatccatgcacatacacacacattcgtatatatgtaccaatatttatattcataaatatgtttgTGGTAGAAATACCCAAAATACAGAAGTAGATTTATCAATACGTTAGTATTTCACcaccaattcacacacacacacacacacacacacacacacacacacacacacacacacacacacacacacctctatatatatatatatatatatatatatatatatatatatatatatataattatatgtgtgtgtgtgtgtgtgtgtgcgtgtgcgcgtgtgtgcgtgcgtatgtgtgtgtgtgtgtgtgtgtgtgtgtgtgtgtgtgtgtgtgtgtgtgcataccatatacacatatgtatatatatatatatatatatatatatatatatatatatatatatatatatatatatatatatattatatgtatatatatactgtatatatatatatatatatatatatatatatatatatacatatatatatatatatatatatatatatatatatatatatatatatcttcttcttttaacggtaggttcatgtctgagccgccgtggtcacagcatgatacttaattgtagttttcatgttgtgatcctcttggagtgagtacgtggtagggtccccagttcctttccacggagagtgccggtgttacctttgttaggtaatcaattctctctattttatccgggcttgggaccagcactgagttgggttggcttggccacccagtggctaggcaggcaatcgaggtgaagttccttgcccaagggaaacaacgtgccagccggtgactcgaaccctcgaactcagattaccgtcgtgacagtcttgagtccgacgctctaaccattcggccaccgcgtccccatatatatatatatatatacatatatatatatatatatgtgtgtgtgtgtgtgtgtgtgtgtatgtatgtatatatagatatacatgtgtatatatatacatatatatatatatatatatatatatatatatatcccattcagcCCTGAACTAAGTAAAAATGGCCCAAATTCGTTCGACTGTTTAAGTCGGAGGCGTCGCGTAATTTACGAAAGTTTGTGCTTTATACTCTATTCACGTTTTCTATGGTGTTTTAACAACAAGTTCGAAGTGTCATCTTCATGATTTACCAATTCCATGGCTGCTGgctggagaaaagagaggaggaacagtCTCTTTAGCAATATCGTCGCACCCATGGGTAAGTaagctattattattccttttattgatgttatgaaaCACATTTATGGTGTGCAACTGATTAAGGTGAAGTTAATCAAGTGACACGTGTTCTGAAACATTTAAAAGCTATGTTTATGACAGATCAGGAACACATCCTTTTAGATGGAACAAATTTGTTCCCTTCGTGCTGGAGCATGCTAGTGAGTAAGCAAAAATGTACATTTTACTAATTTAAACATATTTCTCGGGAAGACAGATTTGCATCGTGATTATCATGTATTGGAAAACATTTCAACTGGAAATTGATTATGTTAttgaataatttaatttaaatttaagttAAATGCCCGACTGTAGTTTCATTGACGATTTTCTTTGCTCTATACGTAGTACAATACATTGGCATGAACACAAGATCTTTATCATACTGTTTCTGATGATGTTAATGGAAgctatatttcatatgtttaaggCTGATTATTAATTTAACGTAATTATTGTGTAATCATACTgggtaaaatattgatattgcttATGGTGttacatgacaatatatatagaacttaagaaaaaactttttatatgactaatacgaaatatatattaatatatttgactaacaatttatttttatttcagaagAATACCAGCGACTGCTGGCAGAATTTAGTAATTCTGATTTGAGCAGcatatctgatgatgatgatgactggccTTCATCTCCACTTCGGCGCAGAGAACTCTTTCCTGAACTATGTGCCAACACTGAGAGTTCAGCATCTGAGTCTGATGAAGAGAACAACAGAGATGGAAATGTTACCACCAGGTCCCCTGAAGTTACAAGTAGCACTGCAGCTGCCCAGACTGGAGCCAGCAGAAATCTCAATACTAATGAATGTCATCATTTCAGGAGAAATATAAACTTCAATCACAGATTTACTGTAGATGTTGATAATCATTTTCAGGGAACTAATTTTCAACTCACAGTTCTCTCCCCTATAGATTATTTCATGGCTTACCTCTCATCTGAAATTTTAGATGCAATGACTctagaaacacagaaaaagtaCATGTCCAAAAAAGGAAAGCCATTATCACTAACAGTAGATCAAATGAAAAAGTTTATAGGAATAAATTTCCTTATGTCAGTGTTAAAATTCCCTAGAATTAAAATGTACtggcaaaagaaaacaaggatttCTGTTATAGCTGATGCCATGAGTCGTGACATGTTTTCAGTAATCATAGCTTCTCTGAAAGTCTTTGATGAGAGTCTGTTGAATGCAGCACAGAGGAAATCAGACAGATTTCATAAAATAAGACCACTCATAGATTGTGTTCGTTCACGCTGTTTGGAGTTAGATAGACCTCAATATGTCTcaattgatgaaatgataattCCATTTACAGGCAGAACACACCTTAAGCAATTTACACCTCGGAAACCAAATCCACATGGCCTAAAGATCTTTGTTTTAGCTAGTAGTGATGGCCAAGTCCTAGATTTTGAGTTTTTTCAGGGTAAGGAAGACTTGCTTTTGAGTGTACAAAGAACTGGACTTCATCTTCCAGAGTGGGGTACCCTTAAGATAGGAGAAGCTGCAGTCCTAAGATTTGTAAAGTCAGTCAGTAGAGGTACTAGTTTCTTCTTTGATAGGTTTTTTACTACACCTAAGCTCTTAGAAATTCTCTCATCATTAGGAATGGGAGCTACAGGGACAATGAAGAAGAACCTTGTGCCAAAACAGTGTCGATTGAAGACTGAGAATCAATTAAAGAGATCTGGCAGAGGATCCTCTGACTGTGCAGTGAGAGTTGATTCTGCTTTTTGTATAACTGTATGGTTTGACAAAAAAAACCTATCACCTTAGCATCTAATGAACATAGTATTCAGCCAGTATCTACTTGTCAGAGGtggtgtaaaagagaaaaacgccACTTAGAAGTGCAACGTCCTATGGTTGTTGAGCTATACAACTTAAAGATGGGGGGCGTTGATATTATTGATCAGGTCATTAGCTATTACAGAAGTGCAACACGTTCTGCAAAATTTACTGTTCGAGCAATGTTGCATCTTTTGGACCTCTCTTGCGCAAATGCATGGTTAGAGTACAGAAAAGATTGTGAAAAAAGCAGTTCTGTTGCCATGGACAGTATGGGTTTTAAATTGGAAATAGCTTATTCTTTGATTTCTGAAGAAGTTCTAAATGATGACAACAGTGAGTCTGATATTTCAGAGGAGCATGCTGACATTTCTAGAAAAAGAACAAGGCCCCTTCCCACTGCTGCAAAGCGTACTAACAGTGCATGCCATATGCCTGATGCATTACCCCCTTATGCCTCTAGAATGAGATGTCGATATCCAGGGTGCAATGGGAGGACCAAGTTTTCATGCAAAAGTTGCaaagtttttctttgtctttcatatgaaagaaattgttattctcttttccatttgcCCTGAAATATTTGATGATTAAGGTTTACAAATTTAAATGTTTCTGCTAATGAAGAAATTTGAAAGTAACTTACTTTTTCtcactaagaaagaaaaaaaggttttgtttcttttcagtaaGTAAAGATTATGGTATGCAGATATGCAGAGCTGATGAATATGTCCTCATTTTTACTGCAGTCAAAGTAATGAGTGttacttaaatgtttgttttaatgaaaaatgcATTGTATTGAAGTTGAACCTGCGATTTTTCATTAAGGAAAGAGTTTTgtttgtaacaaaaaaatataccttGGCATTGAATTTTGATGGGAGACTTAACcttaggggaaaaatatatttttattttcttatattccaaATGTATAAGAAGAAATATACCTGGAATtatcaaatttgtgttttttctgaaaggtacaatatatatattgtgaatttaCACACTTGTTTCATTgcaatttctgttttttgtttaaacttttattttgcgTACATGCTAGAGCCCCGACGGACcaaatttgggccaaaatttaAAGGTCAATATCTCTAGAACTACTCATGATACACATCTAAAAATATGCTTGTAGCCTTTTTAGACCACGACAAATACGCtgtcataatatcataaaaatctaaagcaaaaaaaaattcagggctgaatgggatatatatatatatatatatatatatatatatatatatatatatatatatatatatgtatttatatgtgtgtttgtgtgtgtgtgtgtgtgtgtgtgtgtgtgtgtgtgtgtgtgtatgcatcacaTGCAATCTACCCTCTTAAACAATAGGTTGTATCTTATATAATAGGGGGTTTAGTGTTCACCATATCCCGGAAATTGTGtgatgtattttcattttctagtttTCGTAGTTTTTTGCTACTCTATTACGCGTGTAAAGCTTACTTTAATCCATCATGGTAGATatgtaaacattctctctctctctctctctctctctctctctctctctctctctctctttctctctctctctctctctctctctctctctctctctctctctctctctctctctctctttctatctctctctctctcactctctcactctctcactctcactctctcactctctctatctctttctcactttctctctctctttctctctctcacacattcactcgcttaccctctcactctctatcatATCCATAAACACCTTATAACAACCATTAGAATATAAAGTTGCGAAATTCCCCAAAATGAGAACACCCTTCAAGCCGGActagagaaacacagagagcgCAGAGTCATCATATTTCACCAGCAGGATAACGGCGAGATAAAGAGATGACTGGGAGGAACAGTGATCGGAGAGTCGTTGGTCACGCTGTACCACACACAATGACGTCAAAAGAACTGCTGCAGTGAGAGGAATCATACATACGGTGGGTGTTGGATTAGCACTCTGCTGGTTTGTGTCtgagaaataaaacgaaatatatgtaaaaatcttGATGTTCCATTATATGTATTTCTTACTTACTTAGTTTCTCATTTTACAGTCGATTTTTAAGATGAAGAGGTAAGTGCGTGACTGTGATTTACCTGAGTTTCGCATGCTGTGTGGGGGCAGTCTAACGCCATTCGAACAGCTGATTAATTTCCTTGCATACATAATAACCACAGCAGGATATGTATAAactaataaacttttaaaatttattgtgagAGAAGTCTGGTAAAAAAATGCCATTTACTGGCGTGAACAATTATCTGTCGCTTGTTGAcagaaaacattaataaaacataaaccaTTTTTCAAATTGCAATAGTTTCGAAGCAGAAAACAAAACACCATTATAGATTTTCAACACTTACATAAATGCGGTTTTCATTCTGTAATACAATAATTTTGTTTCCTGTGATTCCTCTGCAATCTTCAGTCAGGTTATATTAACACTTACATGGGTAAAGGTAGATGTTTAGAGCACAATTttgtcgtgtatgtatgtgtatatgttacgGTTATTTTGCAAAATCTGTGATTTCCTGGCCACTAAGTCTTCGATGTCACctcaaatatctatacatatatgtgtgtatgtgtatatatatatatatatatatatatatatatatatatatatatatatatatatatatatatatgcatttatacatgtatgtatgtatgaatatattatacatacatatatatgtatatattatattatattatatatatgttatattattatatatgtttgtgtgtgtgtgtgtgtgtgtgtgtgtgcgtgtgtgtgtgtgtgttacaaagcCACGTCTTTAAATATCAGATGTACATTTTACCTCATACATTTCCTAATGCAGGAAGGGTCAGCTCCATGTCTGGGTCCCAAAAGTGATCTATTTGAACTTTGTAAATGGCACGCCACAGCAAtgataaaagacataaaatatcaaataaagcCATTGATATACACTGTAAATAACAGACATATtcaaataacattataatattacatttaacCATGTAAGAATATTTCAGTATATATTATCAAGGTGGCCTACTGACAAAGCAACTGGGCACGTTTCTAAAGCTTGTATTAGCCCGGTAAAACCTAATCCTGCAACAGAACGAAAATCGCATTGACCAAATTTCAATAGCTTATTATGGCAAATGCAGAAAATGTGTGCGGATGGAAACGAATGAAAGCACAATGTAACATATGCAAGAATTGCGAAATTCCGAATACTTTATATCCTTGTCAGTTACAAATCTCCCACTCTGTAATAATTCACTCTCATGCGTTCATTCTGATGTATTGCCCTGCCCAACATGTAGGTCATTACGAACGCATATCCACATTAAATTGATTTTatcacctttctctctcacaaCAGGCATGTTATCTAGACGGTCATAAAATGAAGTGCTAAATGCTAACACTAAAATTATGGacaaatagataagcaaatagataaacaCGAGTAAATCATGTCatttaatgtcatttttttctgtaatctttTTAAAAGTGAGTGTATTAATTCATCATAATAGTGGTGTAGTCTATTAAGTTACATATGTTCTCACAATTTTTCTTTCAGTATGTcgatccatttatttatctatcaatcgacttccatctctcagtctctgtttctgtctctctgtctctgtaactctatctctctctttttctctatctacttatctatctatctgtctcctctctttctctgtctctgtttctgtctctctgtctctctatctacttactatcatctatttcctctctttctctgtctcggtctctctctctctctctctctctctttctttttatctctctctctctctctctctctctctctctctcaatctcctgtatatatatatatatatatatatatatatatatatatatatatatatatatatatatagatatgtgtgtgtgtgtgtgtgttgtgtgtgtgtgtgtgtgtgtgtgtgtgtgcgtgtgtgcgtgtgtgtgtgtgtgtgtgtgtgtgtgtgtatgtatatattcatacatacatatatatatatatatatatatatatatatatatatatatatatatatatatatatacatatatgggggccgcagtggccgaatggttagagcgtaggactcaagactgtcacgacggcaatctgagttcgagggttcgagtcaccggccggcgcgttgtttcccttgggcaaggaacttcacctcgattgcctgcctagccactgggtggccaagccagctcaagtcagtgccgggtaaatagagatggtgactcgataaaaacaccgggcggaaggcaatggcaaactaccgctctaaattgctaagaaaaaatcatggaagcccatgatcgtcaaggccgcggtggccaaatggttagagcgtcggactcatgactgtcacgacggcaatctgaattcgagggttcgagtcaccgaccgccgcgttgttcccacacatatattttaataaggccgcggtggccgagtggttagagcatcggactcaagactggcacgacggcaatctgagttcgagggatcgagtcaccggccggcgcgttgttcccttggggcaaggaacttcacctcgattgcctacctagtcactgggtggccaagccagcccaagtcagtgctggtcccaagcccggataaatagagagaatgattacctaaaaaggtaacaccggcactctcctaggaaaggaactggggaccctaccacgtactcactccaagagcatcacatgaaaactacaatttagtatcatgctgtgatcacggcggc
The Penaeus monodon isolate SGIC_2016 chromosome 9, NSTDA_Pmon_1, whole genome shotgun sequence DNA segment above includes these coding regions:
- the LOC119577168 gene encoding piggyBac transposable element-derived protein 3-like isoform X1; protein product: MAAGWRKERRNSLFSNIVAPMEEYQRLLAEFSNSDLSSISDDDDDWPSSPLRRRELFPELCANTESSASESDEENNRDGNVTTRSPEVTSSTAAAQTGASRNLNTNECHHFRRNINFNHRFTVDVDNHFQGTNFQLTVLSPIDYFMAYLSSEILDAMTLETQKKYMSKKGKPLSLTVDQMKKFIGINFLMSVLKFPRIKMYWQKKTRISVIADAMSRDMFSVIIASLKVFDESLLNAAQRKSDRFHKIRPLIDCVRSRCLELDRPQYVSIDEMIIPFTGRTHLKQFTPRKPNPHGLKIFVLASSDGQVLDFEFFQGKEDLLLSVQRTGLHLPEWGTLKIGEAAVLRFVKSVSRGTSFFFDRFFTTPKLLEILSSLGMGATGTMKKNLVPKQCRLKTENQLKRSGRGSSDCAVRVDSAFCITVWFDKKNLSP
- the LOC119577168 gene encoding piggyBac transposable element-derived protein 3-like isoform X2 codes for the protein MAAGWRKERRNSLFSNIVAPMEYQRLLAEFSNSDLSSISDDDDDWPSSPLRRRELFPELCANTESSASESDEENNRDGNVTTRSPEVTSSTAAAQTGASRNLNTNECHHFRRNINFNHRFTVDVDNHFQGTNFQLTVLSPIDYFMAYLSSEILDAMTLETQKKYMSKKGKPLSLTVDQMKKFIGINFLMSVLKFPRIKMYWQKKTRISVIADAMSRDMFSVIIASLKVFDESLLNAAQRKSDRFHKIRPLIDCVRSRCLELDRPQYVSIDEMIIPFTGRTHLKQFTPRKPNPHGLKIFVLASSDGQVLDFEFFQGKEDLLLSVQRTGLHLPEWGTLKIGEAAVLRFVKSVSRGTSFFFDRFFTTPKLLEILSSLGMGATGTMKKNLVPKQCRLKTENQLKRSGRGSSDCAVRVDSAFCITVWFDKKNLSP